The genomic DNA GTTCATCCCGGCCGCCGCGTCGGTCGCCATCGTCGGTCTGAACGGGGCCGGCAAGTCCACCCTCGTCAAGCTCCTGTGCCGGTTCTACGACCCGCAGCACGGAAGCATCACCTGGGATGGCGTCGACATCCGTGACGTGCACCCCGATGATCTGCGGCACCGTATCAGCGGAGTGTTCCAGGACCATATGGCCTACGACATGTCCGCAGCCGACAACGTCTCCATCGGCTTCGTCCCCGCCCGTGAGGACGAAACCCGAATCCGTGGGGCCGCTCACGAGGCCGGGATCGACGACACGCTCTCCTCCCTTCCCCGAGGGTACGACACCCTGCTCACGCGGACGTTCTTCAGCGAGGACGACAAGGACGACCCCGACACGGGTGTCGTGCTCAGCGGCGGGCAATGGCAGCGCACGGCCCTGGCCCGCGCAATGTTCCGCGGCCACCGCGACCTCGTGATCCTCGACGAGCCCTCCGCCGGGCTGGACCCTGAGGCCGAGGCCGACGTGCACGCTCGGACCCGACGCCGCCGCCACGGCGCCACCAGCCTGCTCATCTCTCACCGGCTCAACACCGTGCGCGACGCCGACCTCATCGTCGTTCTGGAGGACGGCGCCATCCGGGAAGCCGGAAAGCACGACGCCCTCATGGCCGCCCGCGGCCCCTACGCACGGCTCTTCAACCTCCAGGCGACCGGGTACCGCGAGCCGGAAGAGGCGGTGGCCCTGTGAGGTGGGTGCTCCTACTCGTGAGCTGCGCGTCGGCCTTGTTGATCGTACGGCTGCGCGCGACGTATTCCGTGATCCGGGTCGATGGCGACAGCATGGCCCCCACCTTGACCGACGGAGATCGGCTGCTTGCCCGGCGCGTGACCGCGTCGGCTCTCCGACGCGGTCAGATCGCGGTGGTCCGCGCACCTCGATTCGTCGGCTCGACCTTCCTCGTCAAGCGGATCGCCGGATTGCCGGGCGATCCTGTTCCGCCCTCGGTGGCACCGGTGGTGGCCGAAGATCGTGTCCCCGTCGGCAATGTCGTCCTGCTCGGCGACAACAGCGAGGGCAGCTACGACTCGCGGGACCACGGCTACTTTCCGCTCGCCGACATTCATGCCATCACTCGCCGAAGGCTGTCCCCTGGATATGCGGGGCTGTCAGTAAAGGAGACGGCATAGATCAACTGACCGAGTTCTGAGACCGTAAACGAAGAAATGGAAGAAAAGCGTGAAGATCATAACCGGGCTCGCGGACCGCGCCCTGTCCCTGGTCCTGCCCGAGGACTCTGCCGGCGCCGTCATCAAGTGCTACAACCGACCCATTGGCGGCTACTGGTGGGGGCGGTGCTATTACAACCCCGCCTGCGGCAGCAAGTCGATGAAGGACAAGTACGCGTGCAACTGGGGGCCGGGCAGCACCTTCGGGGTGCGGACCACTCTCGAGCGCAGATGTTGCTAGCCGCGTAGCGACCACTCCGGGGCCGGGCAGTTGCCGTAACGGGGCAACGCCCGGCCCCCTCTGGTGCGTCCAGACCCGAGACGGCCTGCTGCCGAGGGTGGAGCGGGCGCTCGGCGGCGAGCATCCTGACACCTTGCTCACCCGGGCAAGCCTCACCCGCTGGAGGGACCGGCTCACCTCCCAGTTCCCCGACGCGGTGATGGTCCACGCCCCCCGTGCACGTGTCCTGGCTCGACCAGGTCGAGATCTTCTTCTCCATCGTGCAGCGCAAGGTCATCACACCCAACGACTTCGCCGGTCTTGACCAGGACGAAGACCGGCTGATCGCCTTCGAGCGTCGTCACAACGAGACCACCCGCCCCTTCGGATGGAAGTTCGCCCCGGCCGACCTCGAGGACCTGATGGCCCGGATCGAGCGACACGAGCAGAAGGAGCGCCACTCCCGGCAGCGACCATCAGCCTGCCCCGCTACCGGCAGTCGCGTGAACCCTCGGATGACTGACGAACCGGACCACGGAATTCCGGTCGGGTCCGCGGTCGCTCCGGCCACGTGCGCTCCACACCATGGTGGCCCACCGCTGAGCCCCGGTACGGCACGCGCCTGCCATACCGGGAACATACCCGCCATCAGCACAATGCCGATCGGAGGTGCACGATGTTCCAACTGTTGGGACGCTTGGCGGTGGTCGACGGCGGGGGCCGCGCGATCAACGTCCGGGCCGCGAAACAGCAGGCGATCCTCGCCGTTCTCATGCTGCGTCCGGGCGGAGTGGTCAGCGTGGATCGGCTGATGACGGAGCTCTGGCCGGACGAGCCGCCGGCGACGGCCAGAGCGAGTCTGCAAACGTATGTCTACCGCCTGCGACGCACTCTGGCACCGCTGGCCGCCCACGGTGTCGACCTGACCACCCTCGGGAACGGCTACACCCTGGTCGTCCCGGATCGAGCGGTGGACATCAGGGCGTTCGAGCAGCGCTTCACCCGGGGATCTGAGGCTCTGACCGCGGGCAGTCCGGCGGCGGCGGCCGGGCTGCTGCGGGAGGCGCTGGACATGTGGCACGGCCCGCTGGCGCCGGAGATCGACGTCGAAACCGTCCGCCGCGAGCGCCGCCGCCTGGACGCGATGCACCTGACCGCGTCCGAGCTCTGGGTGGAGGCCGAGCTGCGGCTCGGCCTCCACACCGGGGTCATCCCGGAACTGGAGCGCCTCGTCGAGGCCCACCCTTTCCGTGAATCCCTATGGGAGATGCTGCTGCGGGCTCTGGCCGGGCGTGGCCGCCGCGCCGAAGCGCTCGCCGCCTACCGGCGCATGCGAGACATCCTCAGTACGGAACTCGGCATCGAACCGGCCGACTCCCTGCGCCGGCAGCACCAGGAGATACTCCGAGGTGCGCCGCTCTAGCAACAGGTGTTGCACACAATCACGTACTTTCCACAGCTTCCGTCACAGCAGTGCGCCCGAAGTTTCGTTCCGCCGATGCATTTGTAGATGTAGTAGCATTCGACGGCGGCAGCGCTGTGCTGCGGGACGACCATCGCCAGAATCCGGTCGCTGAGCTTTTCTATCGCGTTTCTCATGGTCCTCGATCTCGCGTTCCAAGGGGGCGCTCCCTGGCCAGAGCCTGCCAGGGAGCGCCCTTCACTTACCTAGGCGCACTGCTTTCTCCGGTAGACCGAGCAGTCGCTCCTCCAGCACTTGAAGTAAGCACAACAAATGCTGCCGGCGCAGGTCGTGTGGTCGAGAATGCAGCGTGCGGTGCAGGCGGCCTGCGCATCGCCGGCCGGTACGACCAAGGCGACGATCCGGTCCGCCAAGGCGGTGATGGATTTCATCTTTCCCACCTTCTCTCCGCCGGGCTACTCGCACATGGTGATCGTGCGATAAGTGCAGTTGGCGTAATAGCACTTCATCTTGTAGCACCCGGTGTTCGGGTCGTAGCTGATCTGCACGCACCTCGGGGTGCACGCCGCGTCAGCCTTGACCGTGGGAATCAACCGGTCGATGAGCTTGTCCAGCATTCTGTTTTCACCTCCTTTCTTGCCTCGGGTTCACTGGGCGCGGTATCACTGGGGGCCGTCTCGTGATATCCGCGGGCTTGTAGACGGAAGAGACGGGCGTAGGTGCCGTCCACCGCCATGAGTTCGTCGTGGCTTCCCCGCTCGGCGACGGCCCCGTCCTTCAGGACGACGATCAGGTCGGCGTCCCGCACCGTGTTCAGCCGGTGGGAGATGAGCAGGCTGGTCTGGCCCGCGCGGTGGTGGCGCATCCGGGCGTGCACGTCGGCCTCGGCTTCGGGATCGAGACCCGAGCTCGGCTCGTCGAGGATCATCAGGTCCCGTCCGTCACGGAGGAAGGCTCTGGCCAGGGCGGTTCGCTGCCACTGGCCGCCGGAGAGCACGACGCCGGTCGAGGAGTCCTCGCGGTCCTCCTCGCTGGCGAACATCCGGGTGAGCAGCGTGTCGTAGCCGCGGGGAAGGGCCGCCAGCAGCTCGTCCACGCCGGCCATTCGCGCGGCGGCGCGGATCCGGTCCAGGTCGTCACGGGCATCGACGTCTCCCACGCCGATGTTGTCGCGGGCGGAGAAGTCGTAGGCCATGTGGTCCTGGAAGACGCCGCTGATCCGCTCCCGCAGCGCCTCCGGCCGGACATCGCGCAGGTCGGCTCCGTCCCAGAGGATCGCTCCCCGGCTCGGGTCGTAGAACCGGCAGAGCAGTTTGACGAGCGTGCTCTTGCCCGCGCCGTTGAGCCCGACCAGTGCCACGGCCGCGCCGTACGGGATGAACAGGTCGACGCCGCGCAGGATCCAGGGATGGTCGTCGCTGTAACGGAACCAGACGTCGCGCAGCTCGATCCCCCGGCGCAGCGGCGGCAGCGGCGGCAGCGGCGCGGGGTCGGCCGGCACGACGAGGTCGGGCTCGGCCCTGAGCACTGCCACGTAGTGGCCGAAGAGCCGCAGGTTGTGATCGGTGATCGCGATGCCGTTGACCAGGGTGTCGAGCCCGCCCTGGACGGCGACGACGGCGACGGTGAACATCGACACGTCCCCGACGGTGAGCGTGCCGGTCCGGGCCGCGGCTATGGCCCAGACGAGCCCCCCTCCGGCCACCACGGCGGACAGCAGGGCGAGGGCTCCCTCCGCCGACAGCTCCTTGCGGTCCATCCGCCGCTTGCCC from Nonomuraea muscovyensis includes the following:
- a CDS encoding S26 family signal peptidase; the protein is MLLLVSCASALLIVRLRATYSVIRVDGDSMAPTLTDGDRLLARRVTASALRRGQIAVVRAPRFVGSTFLVKRIAGLPGDPVPPSVAPVVAEDRVPVGNVVLLGDNSEGSYDSRDHGYFPLADIHAITRRRLSPGYAGLSVKETA
- a CDS encoding AfsR/SARP family transcriptional regulator, producing MFQLLGRLAVVDGGGRAINVRAAKQQAILAVLMLRPGGVVSVDRLMTELWPDEPPATARASLQTYVYRLRRTLAPLAAHGVDLTTLGNGYTLVVPDRAVDIRAFEQRFTRGSEALTAGSPAAAAGLLREALDMWHGPLAPEIDVETVRRERRRLDAMHLTASELWVEAELRLGLHTGVIPELERLVEAHPFRESLWEMLLRALAGRGRRAEALAAYRRMRDILSTELGIEPADSLRRQHQEILRGAPL
- a CDS encoding ABC transporter ATP-binding protein, with amino-acid sequence MAVDGVRLSASAREAAATGWSGAAAPMIGYALTLLGTATAPVAVAWLTKLVIDGLTGAASLSELLGLAAGLAGTGVAAAILPHASRYLGSQIGRAMAATTTDRLFAATARFPGLRPFEDPRFLDRLRLAQEGTSRADGIVTEAFGLVRSAVTVIGFVGSLLVISPAMTLIVLCAAVPALVAQLKLSRRRTTLMWEIGPAERRQLFYSTLLSTIEAAKEIRLFNLGGFLRGRLMAELSTAQAGKRRMDRKELSAEGALALLSAVVAGGGLVWAIAAARTGTLTVGDVSMFTVAVVAVQGGLDTLVNGIAITDHNLRLFGHYVAVLRAEPDLVVPADPAPLPPLPPLRRGIELRDVWFRYSDDHPWILRGVDLFIPYGAAVALVGLNGAGKSTLVKLLCRFYDPSRGAILWDGADLRDVRPEALRERISGVFQDHMAYDFSARDNIGVGDVDARDDLDRIRAAARMAGVDELLAALPRGYDTLLTRMFASEEDREDSSTGVVLSGGQWQRTALARAFLRDGRDLMILDEPSSGLDPEAEADVHARMRHHRAGQTSLLISHRLNTVRDADLIVVLKDGAVAERGSHDELMAVDGTYARLFRLQARGYHETAPSDTAPSEPEARKEVKTECWTSSSTG